The following coding sequences lie in one Helicoverpa zea isolate HzStark_Cry1AcR chromosome 2, ilHelZeax1.1, whole genome shotgun sequence genomic window:
- the LOC124642244 gene encoding inactive ubiquitin carboxyl-terminal hydrolase MINDY-4B, with the protein MLRTNRDGVPAPFEERVLYARNKLLNGARPAVVGGTPITEELATELRVTCFSSASCPPRGEWIRTPLVMRPPDQPLGYGLAAPRNGARSLLSALQAHMIKWLLFDSRPQTKDNKCDVPPDTYLRPSEERQEEALWRACSEVIWRCGGGGNTGQAAADPKAVVGLPSGNNYVQHSSQYYHDGVTEKLHIFEFTTLEDLQIFLKRYLYLFQIEDGVGALLLLYACVLSRGCENIKKDLDGKITHLVSAHVEGSINVVTLLLTGRATPYLHNGVLYVGDEDHYAMPQFGILARSPVGLLVWYGGEENSKNNINKQFPGSRLKTPALPIWVTSCSGHYGVLFNTNRELLRNYHAERRFDIHYYTCGGCHVLLNVDTRAHDDVAGPLRSDDISATPLEKLIHTKWQDAAITWTGSTPYVGEPVK; encoded by the exons ATGCTTCGAACCAATAGAGATGGCGTTCCAGCTCCATTTGAAG AGCGAGTTCTGTACGCGAGGAACAAGTTATTGAATGGGGCTAGGCCAGCTGTGGTCGGTGGGACGCCGATAACTGAGGAGTTAGCGACC GAACTACGAGTGACCTGCTTCAGCTCAGCATCGTGTCCACCTCGAGGGGAATGGATCCGTACTCCGTTGGTGATGAGGCCGCCAGACCAGCCACTTGGTTACGGATTAGCTGCTCCGAGGAATGGAGCCAG GTCCTTGCTATCGGCTCTCCAAGCGCACATGATCAAGTGGCTGCTCTTCGACTCGAGGCCACAGACTAAGGACAACAAATGCGACGTTCCTCCTGACAC TTACCTTCGACCTTCGGAGGAACGTCAAGAAGAAGCATTATGGAGGGCCTGCAGTGAAGTCATCTGGCGTTGTGGTGGAGGTGGTAACACTGGTCAGGCTGCTGCTGATCCAAAGGCAGTGGTGGGGTTGCCAAGCGGAAATAATTACGTGCAACATAGCTCCCAGTATTACCATGATGGAGTTACTGAAAAG CTGCACATTTTCGAATTCACCACTTTGGAGGATCTCCAGATATTTCTGAAGCGTTATTTATATTTG TTCCAAATTGAAGACGGAGTTGGAGCCTTGTTACTTCTCTATGCGTGTGTATTGTCACGAGGATGTGAAAA CATCAAGAAAGACCTGGACGGCAAGATAACGCATCTAGTGTCAGCTCACGTGGAGGGATCCATCAATGTGGTGACCCTGCTGCTGACTGGTCGAGCTACTCCGTATCTTCATAATGGCGTACTGTATGTGGGCGATGAAGATCATTAC GCTATGCCCCAATTCGGAATACTAGCCCGCAGTCCCGTCGGTTTACTAGTATGGTATGGCGGCGAGGAGAACTCTAAGAATAACATCAACAAGCAGTTCCCTGGCTCCAGGCTGAAGACTCCTGCTTTACCTATATGG GTGACAAGTTGTTCCGGGCACTACGGCGTCCTCTTCAATACAAATCGGGAACTGCTGAGAAACTACCACGCCGAGAGAAG ATTCGATATCCACTACTACACGTGCGGCGGTTGTCACGTTCTGCTGAATGTGGACACTCGAGCACACGATGACGTAGCGGGGCCTCTGCGCAGTGATGACATCAGTGCTACTCCGCTTGAGAAGTTGATTCATACTAA